The following coding sequences lie in one Fusarium poae strain DAOMC 252244 chromosome 1, whole genome shotgun sequence genomic window:
- a CDS encoding hypothetical protein (TransMembrane:2 (i51-68o80-106i)), with translation MFRTKGSTTPLVRTSRWPHNDIATEEDGFYNEVRQMSGRLEEIPLTQDERVWIRVPVSVFMFLIYNPLSRLFRPLFTTPHGLLGLLIVFLLVLIPLFITSGCLSSITKPYPHNHSKN, from the exons ATGTTCAGAACAAAGGGAAGCACTACGCCGCTTGTGCGCACCTCCCGTTGGCCTCACAACGACATTG CTACTGAGGAGGATGGTTTCTATAACGAAGTACGACAGATGTCAGGAAGACTAGAAGAGATCCCACTTACCCAAGATGAGCGAGTCTGGATACGAGTGCCTGTTTCAGTCTTCATGTTCCTCATCTACAACCCACTGTCAAGGCTTTTTCGACCTCTGTTTACAACTCCCCATGGCCTTTTGGGACTTCTCATTGTCTTTTTACTCGTCCTGATTCCTCTTTTTATTACGTCGGGGTGTCTTTCAAGCATTACCAAGCCATATCCACACAACCATTCGAAAAACTGA
- a CDS encoding hypothetical protein (TransMembrane:1 (i206-225o)) has protein sequence MPQGYQTIDALTKYGRAINSLRLCLDNPVKARMPETMCAVYLIMICQGWLGRDDDPCTSHGQGLAYLLKAAARENWKAGFETDMVLTFCVPVIIESISNPKVKLEKWFWDMLDNFKKNNPPSTAETRQAQQDGQESGGIPSLSIRNLGRLPDFINDPETHRMEITCAYHRLCRDLRKVAEIVRAVTWEPGYSPTPMQLRLSRSYNSAYSVMLTVLVIMNCLMQAFDPYNLALVGEAALCSSEVVSMARNISQYRPLGASHVPLALAIAWAATEEEGLKTQLYDLLSEYQQDWMVTRWEKVGFWWMDKFAELRERLAPRVVSPDDEDILILEGAGVGLSHRPKQPAEECCVM, from the exons ATGCCACAGGGATATCAGACGATTGATGCATTGACCAAGTACGGTCGCGCCATCAACTCTTTGAGGTTGTGCCTGGATAACCCCGTCAAGGCCAGGATGCCCGAGACGATGTGTGCTGTATATCTCATCATGATCTGCCAG GGTTGGCTAGGCAGAGACGACGATCCATGCACGAGCCATGGTCAGGGTCTGGCATATCTCCTCAAAGCAGCAGCACGAGAGAACTGGAAAGCTGGTTTCGAAACAGACATGGTCCTTACATTCTGTGTCCCAGTG ATCATAGAAAGCATCTCAAACCCCAAAGTCAAATTAGAAAAGTGGTTCTGGGACATGCTTGACAACTTTAAAAAGAACAACCCCCCATCCACGGCCGAAACAAGACAAGCACAacaagatggacaagaatCAGGGGGTATTCCAAGTCTTTCGATACGAAACTTGGGAAGACTGCCCGACTTTATCAACGACCCTGAGACGCATCGTATGGAGATAACGTGTGCATATCATAGATTATGCCGAGACCTGCGCAAAGTAGCAGAGATTGTTAGAGCTGTGACATGGGAACCTGGATACTCTCCCACGCCCATGCAACTCCGACTGTCACGTTCGTACAACTCTGCATACTCTGTCATGCTCACGGTTCTCGTCATAATGAACTGCCTCATGCAAGCCTTTGACCCCTACAATCTCGCTCTCGTGGGTGAAGCAGCACTCTGTTCTTCAGAGGTGGTATCCATGGCACGAAACATCAGTCAGTACCGACCGCTTGGGGCAAGTCATGTTCCGTTGGCGCTCGCTATCGCGTGGGCCGCTACTGAAGAAGAGGGTCTGAAGACGCAACTGTATGACCTGCTAAGCGAGTATCAACAGGACTGGATGGTGACACGGTGGGAAAAGGTTGGATTTTGGTGGATGGATAAGTTTGCCGAGTTGAGGGAAAGATTGGCGCCTAGGGTGGTTTCTCCGGATGACGAGGATATATTGATCCTTGAAGGTGCGGGTGTGGGTTTAAGTCACCGACCCAAGCAACCTGCCGAAGAGTGTTGTGTTATGTAG
- a CDS encoding hypothetical protein (TransMembrane:4 (i44-69o75-96i117-136o156-178i)) yields the protein MPTWQDSKNEKTASCRSQFPSSSKGLQPLEADRMDLRHLFANRLMPVAFALPWVVSMIISCIPFTRINLFEAPDFLILAALVSIVEVLSIVAVFIYTALRTDNETNSIFKEKCLRAWFWFLFISPFVTGTMVVLMASDISCDPEDDLDMHQPICQVGIRLIKATALCRAGIIATFLFATSSWLEQRPRQPVDEYYDPIEEA from the exons ATGCCGACATGGCAGGACAGCAAAAACGAAAAGACGGCCTCTTGTCGGTCTCAATTCCCATCCTCTTCAAAGGGTCTCCAACCTCTGGAAGCAGACAGAATGGATCTACGACACCTCTTTGCCAATAGACTCATGCCTGTCGCCTTTGCGCTGCCATGGGTCGTGAGCATGATCATATCCTGTATCCCATTTACCCGAATTAATTTATTCGAGGCTCCAGATTTTCT TATTTTGGCTGCGCTTGTTAGCATCGTCGAAGTCCTCAGTATTGTCGCAGTCTTTATCTACACAGCCCTCCGCACCGACAACGAGACAAACAGCATCTTCAAAGAGAAGTGCCTACGAGCTTGGTTCTGGTTTCTTTTCATCAGTCCCTTTGTCACTGGTACCATGGTTGTTCTCATGGCTAGCGACATTTCGTGCGACCCAGAGGATGATTTGGACATGCACCAGCCAATCTGCCAAGTTGGCATTCGTCTCATTAAAGCCACAGCATTGTGCCGAGCAGGAATAAT CGCTACCTTTCTTTTTGCGACATCGTCCTGGCTTGAGCAGCGTCCCCGACAACCCGTCGACGAGTATTATGACCCTATTGAAGAAGCCTGA
- a CDS encoding hypothetical protein (TransMembrane:1 (o17-36i)), with amino-acid sequence MAAATIINYLCHLRPSIAIAGILVLFLTVWTALSTWRQYNRLRKFKGPTLAALSKWWLVKKVGGGRAYLDFWEVTQKYGSIARVGPNDLLTDDPDLMRHILNVRTEYRRSDWYDGMRFNPGNNNILSHRDEDEHFKLRSKMSAGYGGREVENLEPKIDKNILSFITLLTKYADAKKPVDLGRRSQFFTLDVISDLAFGEPFGFLETDSDVYKYIQITEETLPAVMVTTVIPWLVKILSSPLFKSLLPSEKDRLGFGKLMGIAKKVTAERFGPDKKVRKDMLGSFVAHGLTQKEAESEILLQIVAGSDTTATAIRSTMLHIITHPNIYSKLRAEITSTHYSEPIIPDSMGRDLPYLQAVIKEGLRIFPPVAGLMSKQVPPQGDTWKGQFIPGGTKVGYCAWGIFRREDIWGSDAGEFRPERWLDSEPEKLKEMEVASQV; translated from the exons ATGGCCGCAGCTAcaataattaattacctgTGTCACCTTCGCCCTTCAATCGCAATCGCCGGAATCTTGGTCCTCTTTTTGACTGTCTGGACAGCTCTTTCAACATGGCGCCAATACAACCGACTGCGAAAATTCAAGGGCCCGACTTTGGCAGCTCTTTCAAAATGGTGGCTAGTCAAAAAAGTCGGCGGAGGTAGAGCCTATCTCGACTTTTGGGAGGTCACCCAAAAATATG GCTCTATCGCTCGCGTCGGACCCAATGATCTCCTCACGGACGACCCAGATCTCATGAGACACATACTCAACGTTCGCACCGAATATCGTCGCTCAGATTGGTACGACGGGATGCGCTTCAACCCTGGCAACAACAATATCCTCTCCCATCGCGACGAAGACGAACACTTCAAGCTAAGGTCCAAAATGTCGGCTGGCTACGGCGGTCGTGAAGTCGAGAACCTCGAGCCCAAGATTGACAAGAATATCCTCTCATTTATAACGCTTCTCACGAAATATGCCGATGCAAAAAAGCCTGTGGATCTCGGTCGGCGTTCGCAATTCTTCACGCTCGATGTCATCTCTGACTTGGCATTTGGCGAGCCGTTTGGGTTTTTGGAGACAGATTCGGACGTATACAAGTATATTCAGATTACAGAGGAGACGTTGCCTGCCGTTATGGTAACCACCGTCATTCCCTGGTTGGTCAAGATTTTGAGTTCGCCCTTGTTCAAGAGTCTTTTGCCTTCAGAGAAGGATAGACTTGGGTTTGGCAAGTTGATGGG AATTGCTAAGAAAGTTACTGCTGAACGGTTTGGCCCTGACAAAAAGGTTCGCAAGGATATGCTCGGATCTTTCGTTGCTCATGGCCTTACCCAAAAGGAGGCCGAGTCTGAGATCCTTCTTCAGAT CGTTGCGGGATCAGATACAACAGCCACAGCTATCCGGTCAACCATGCTACATATAATAACCCATCCAAATATCTACTCCAAGCTTCGCGCCGAAATTACAAGCACACACTACTCGGAGCCTATCATCCCCGACTCTATGGGCCGCGACCTACCCTATCTCCAAGCCGTCATCAAAGAAGGTCTGCGCATCTTTCCTCCCGTCGCAGGTCTCATGTCCAAGCAGGTCCCTCCCCAAGGAGACACCTGGAAGGGTCAGTTCATCCCTGGCGGTACCAAAGTCGGCTACTGCGCGTGGGGGATCTTTAGACGTGAGGACATTTGGGGCTCCGACGCTGGCGAGTTTCGTCCTGAGCGATGGCTCGACAGTGAGCCTGAAAAGCTAAAAGAAATGGAGG TTGCTTCGCAGGTTTGA
- a CDS encoding hypothetical protein (SECRETED:SignalP(1-20)~CAZy:AA11): MPSFSPVFRIAALAASFASAHVIMVEPHPFNLDTEPLYQTWPLSADLPFPCQGRTQHAEQVTKVTAGKTQTVKFWGSAVHGGGSCQFSVAYGEEAPDDPSKWHTIYSIIGGCPAEAEGNIQTTGKDPHGRENGPECGNDTGKECTKQFNIPIPKDMKNGPAIFAWTWFNKIGNREMYMVCSPIEVVGGTDDSTFVDSLPPIFRANIPGECTTGASGSVINFPEPGDFGRVIEQGTPGSEGTCEKGVEPNFKDDGAAPEKPVSSAPVASEAPSSAQPSSPTVSVQPSEPDAPSTTVQTSVLVSSVIQSPTPSSFITTTAVDTPALPTSIATPINTTKPETPVPSGRPSWADENYEACPAEMQSGMLYCFSETAWGICNQGWAYVLPVAPGTKCNNGLIS, from the coding sequence ATGCCTTCTTTCTCTCCCGTCTTTCGCATCGCAGCGCTGGCCGCTTCGTTTGCTTCCGCCCACGTCATCATGGTCGAGCCTCATCCCTTTAACCTCGACACAGAACCTCTCTACCAAACTTGGCCTTTGAGCGCTGATCTACCCTTCCCCTGCCAAGGTCGCACCCAGCATGCGGAACAAGTCACCAAAGTCACAGCTGGAAAGACACAAACCGTCAAGTTCTGGGGCAGCGCCGTCCATGGCGGCGGCTCGTGTCAATTCAGCGTCGCTTATGGGGAAGAAGCCCCCGATGATCCCAGCAAGTGGCACACAATCTACAGTATCATCGGCGGATGTCCTGCCGAAGCCGAGGGAAATATTCAAACCACCGGAAAGGATCCTCACGGGCGTGAGAATGGTCCCGAGTGTGGGAATGATACCGGTAAAGAGTGCACCAAGCAGTTCAACATTCCCATCCCCAAGGACATGAAGAACGGACCAGCCATTTTCGCCTGGACTTGGTTCAACAAGATCGGCAACCGAGAGATGTACATGGTCTGTTCACCCATCGAAGTCGTCGGAGGAACGGATGATAGTACCTTTGTCGACAGCCTCCCTCCCATTTTCCGCGCCAATATCCCTGGTGAGTGCACCACTGGTGCGAGCGGCAGTGTCATCAACTTTCCTGAGCCAGGTGACTTTGGACGGGTGATTGAGCAGGGTACTCCTGGTAGCGAGGGCACCTGTGAGAAGGGAGTTGAGCCTAACTTCAAGGATGATGGTGCTGCTCCCGAGAAGCCTGTGTCATCTGCGCCTGTCGCTTCTGAAGCTCCCTCATCTGCTCAACCCAGCTCTCCAACTGTTTCGGTCCAACCTTCAGAGCCTGATGCACCCTCTACTACTGTTCAGACCTCGGTCTTAGTTTCGTCAGTCATTCAATCTCCCACTCCCTCTAGtttcatcaccaccaccgccgtCGACACACCTGCACTCCCTACCAGCATCGCTacccctatcaacaccaccaagCCCGAGACTCCTGTTCCCAGTGGTCGACCGTCCTGGGCCGACGAGAACTATGAGGCTTGTCCTGCTGAGATGCAGTCGGGAATGCTGTACTGTTTCTCCGAAACTGCTTGGGGCATCTGCAATCAGGGATGGGCTTATGTTTTGCCTGTTGCGCCTGGCACCAAGTGCAACAATGGTCTCATTTCCTAG
- a CDS encoding hypothetical protein (TransMembrane:6 (i33-53o85-104i116-142o170-190i228-245o251-272i)) yields the protein MPDSGSDGPEAGPKGGSPSSVSRRFTADIDTRWGDLLLLVCFFIAGLVDSAAFNMYGCFVSMQTGNTIFVGLGVSHQPENLPSKAWSRCLVAIVCFGVGALFFSTVHRHFGPQRRWVLILSFFIQAILTGLVALLATTGAVWNNPHGRETIREDGWIIERVQNSFPASDYAAIAILAFQSAGQIVASRALKYNSMPTVVLTSLYCDMMSDAKLFTAPLTDNAERNRRASGAVLLFLGAVCGGFLSKSWVGFAGALWIAAFLKLCITFAWVLWKPKSAGK from the exons ATGCCCGACTCTGGAAGCGACGGCCCGGAAGCTGGACCAAAGGGAGGATCACCATCTTCAGTCTCGAGGCGATTCACAGCAGATATCGATACACGATGGGGAGACCTCTTGCTTCTAGTATGCTTCTTCATAGCTGGTCTAGTTGACAGCGCTGCTTTCAACATGTATGGCTGTTTCGTCAGTATGCAAACAG GAAACACAATCTTTGTTGGTCTGGGTGTCAGTCATCAACCAGAAAACCTCCCCAGCAAAGCCTGGTCGCGCTGTTTGGTTGCCATTGTCTGTTTTGGAGTCGGagccctcttcttctccactGTCCACCGTCACTTCGGCCCTCAAAGACGTTGGGTTCTTATTCTATCTTTCTTCATCCAGGCCATCCTCACCGGTCTCGTTGCCCTTCTCGCCACCACCGGTGCTGTGTGGAACAACCCACACGGTCGAGAGACAATTCGCGAAGATGGCTGGATCATCGAAAGAGTGCAGAACTCCTTCCCAGCTTCCGACTATGCTGCTATCGCTATCCTCGCCTTCCAGAGCGCCGGCCAAATTGTAGCTAGCCGAGCCCTCAAGTACAACTCTATGCCTACGGTTGTGTTGACCAGTTTGTACTGCGACATGATGAGCGATGCAAAGCTTTTTACTGCGCCGCTTACTGATAACGCTGAGCGTAACCGAAGAGCTTCGGGAgctgttcttcttttccttggtGCTGTTTGTGGTGGTTTCCTGTCCAAGTCTTGGGTCGGTTTTGCGGGCGCTCTTTGGATTGCCGCGTTTCTCAAGCTGTGCATCACTTTTGCTTGGGTACTTTGGAAGCCCAAGTCTGCGGGCAAGTAA